Below is a genomic region from Raphanus sativus cultivar WK10039 chromosome 4, ASM80110v3, whole genome shotgun sequence.
CATGTACCAGGACAGCCAAGTCTTTGAAGATCTCGTGCACCTCACCAATTTGCTGCTGGATCTCTTGTATCCCTTGCTCTCGTTCCTCGATGATAGCTTCATTAAATACAATCTCATTGTCCAGCAGTACAAGTTCTTGTCTGCAATAAACCaatcaaaacataaatcatctcagcaaaaaaaaaaagcaatccACTTTTGTCTGTATAAAAACTTTTACCTTTTCGATTCCACAAGAAGCGCACGCTGCTCTGAATGCTTATCTCCACTCACATCTATCTCACTGGATGTATAGCTATATTGAACCAAAGCTAAGAACTCAATACTACACAAAAccacaaaaaacaaaacataagccATTTTGGATTATGCGGATTTACCTAGATGGAGGAGAAGGACTGGTGAAAAGAGGAGCATAGACAGTTTCTCTTTCAGCAGCGAGACGCTGCGCCTTTTGAAACTCTTTCAATACAGACTGAAAGTCCTTTGCAAGCTTAGCATCCACAATCTTCTTCCTTTgctaacacacacacacacacacacacacacacacacacacacacgataTAAACACAAACCATTCAAATTCAGACGccaacagaagaagaacaataATCACCACAAAGACACTCACATCTACGCCTCTTTGATGATCAGTTTCACTAGCTTCTCTAAGTTTAACAGACGTGTCTTTCACTAACTCTCCGATATGTAGTCTTGTCTTGTGCCTAAACAAGCAATTGAATAATTATCAGAAACAGTTTTCAATTCATAAAGGAGTTAACTTTTTTCGGAGGAGCATACAGCTTATCTCGGAGCTCCGGGGTGTCTTTGGGAGTACCGAGAGTGTTGACCAGACGGTGGAAGCTAGAGACGGCTGTGTTGATCTGGAACACACCGGAAGCCACGGCTTGCGTCGTGTCTTGTCTCCCTCCTCCATTGATGTTACTACTCGAAGAAGCTAACGGTCTCCCTCCTCTTCCCGCCTCTAAATCCTGAAAACTCATTTCCCCCCccccctttctctctctctctcttactcgaGAAACCCCCACCACGAAAGATTCGATCTTGACGGTAACGGAGATCGAGGGAGGAGCGAACGTGACGGTGAATTTTCGATTCGGCGGcggaactctctctctctctctctctctctctctccgacAGGATCAGATTGGGAAAAACGTGAATCGCGGAGAGAGAGAAGGTTGAGAAACGTGAAGTGTCACATTACCTGTATGAAACGAAAAAGTTTAGTTTCTCTCATTTTCTACCCTCGCTTTTTCATAGTATTCTGAAAAGTGACCCGATAGTTTAGAATCTTACAGGTATATCCTCCTCGGAGATTAGTGTTGTTTAGAGGGTGTGTAAGATAAAGAAATTAAGAATCTTATCATAAGATCTCCAATAATTTATATAGCTAATCACATACAAGAGATTCCTCACGATGTGAACGCTACTCTGTGAACTTAAGACACGTGGATGACTAGTATTGGTGGATAGAGTAAATTTTTTGGAACAAGTAGAAGAGCAGATTTAggataatgattaaaaatataggGTGCATGATTAAATCAATTAGATCttcaaatatatagaaaaaaactTTACGTGCATAAAAAGGGTCAAAACTGGAAAAACGAAAAAGATAACGTACTATAcggttgattttattttgtatcCAGAAACTGGCACGTGAGAGACTGCCCTTTCAGAATTCAGACCAAAGCACGTGAGACCTCTCTCTCACGTCGTCCGTTTTCCGAGGGTGTGTTAAAACTGGGGTCTCCTCACAGCAAATCCGCTTCCCatagatttttctttcttttgtgatTTTCTTAAAGTTTCGTTTCTTCGTCAGGTGaaaatcaaagagaaaaaacaaaactttaaacGTTTCGATCCGCGTCAAGCGATTTCCGCCATGTCGGTAAGTTCTTCTAAATCGAGACCGAACTGGTTTCGGTTTCTTTAGATTTTTTGATTTGTCCCGACAAGATCCATCTTGTCGTTTTGTTGTTTTCTGTTGAGTATGATATTGGGGGAAGATGTAAACAGATCTGTTTGAATAGGGGTTGCTCTGCTGTAAGATATATGCGAAAATGGGTGTTAGATTCGATTCATTACCAAAGGATCAGTTTTTGAGACACAGATTAGCATTTCCTTTAAGATTCTGAGGTTCATTTAATGAAATATGATATAATAATGCCATTGTGATTCTCATTGTAGTTAATAGTTTTAGGCGATGAGGAACCAAAACCATAATATATTTAGTGTCTGGTGGTGACATTGCATCTTTGCTTGCAGATGATGACAACTGTCAAAGTGAGCAATGTTTCTCTAGGAGCAACCGATCGTGACCTCAAGGAGTTCTTTTCCTTCTCTGGCGACATTCTCTACCTCGAGACCCTCAGGTTTCTTtgctttacatttttttttataaactcttttcttcttcagcttctttactctttttttttctgtacaGCGAGACAGAACGGTCCAAATTGGCTTATGTCACTTTCAAGGATCTACAAGGAGCTGAAACTGCTGTTCTTCTCTCGGTATGTTTCAGTGCCCTCTATCACTTCcctctttatgttttcaagcggactgagtgtttattttttcttcaggGAGCAACGATTGTTGATTCTTCGGTCATTGTCACTATGGCTCCTGATTACCAACTCTCTCCTGAGGCTTTAGCTTCCTTGGTAACAACCTCACTTTTTTCTCTTCACAATCTTCACTAGCAATCTCTTAACCGTTTCATCTCTCAGGAGCCCAAGGAAAGCAGCAAGTCTCCCCGTGCAGGTGACTCCGTGTTGAGAAAAGCCGAAGATGTTGTCAGCAGCATGCTCGCAAAGGGCTTCATTCTAGGCAAAGACGCAATCGCCAAAGCCAAGAGCGTTGACGAGAAACACCAGCTTACATCCACTGCATCCGCCAAAGTCGCATCTCTCGACAAGAAACTCGGTTTCACCGACAAGATCAACACCGGAACGGTCGTGGTGGGTGATAAAGTCAGGGAAGTTGATCACAAGTACCAAGTCTCCGAGAAGACCAAATCAGCGATCGCTGCAGCTGAGCAGACGGTGAGCAACGCGGGGTCGGCTATAATGAAGAACCGGTATGTTCTCACGGGTGCCACGTGGGTCACCGGAGCTTTCAACAAAGTGGCCaaggctgctgaagaagttggACAAAAGGCCAAAGAGAAAGTTGGTATGGctgaggaagaagacaagaggAAAGTGGTTGATGAGTTTGCTAGAGTTCACTTGTCTGAATCACCAAAGGCGCCATCATCTAAGGATGAAGACGTACATGAACCAAAACGCTCTGAATCTCCTGAACCAAAAGAATCTGAACATCACGAGCCCCAGCAGCCGCAGccgcagcagcagcaacagtcTCCTCCACCTGTGGCTCCGGCTCAACCTTGAGATTTGCAGGCAAGTAAAGACTGAAGACATTTGTGATTCTTGTTGTGAACGGTAATATTTTGAACTAGTCTCTCCTGGATTATCGAAAATGAATATCGAACTTCTTTATTTAGTACCAAGACTTGCGTTCTTCTTGGATTCATGGTCGGTTTGGTACTTAGACtgataaaaaatatcaattttgtCTTCCTTCGTCTGTAACAAAACCTATATCCAAACTAAATCGAAAATGCGAATTTGATTTGAACCATTTTGAGAACATAAATACCTATAATAGCATAAAAAACTTTTgtcagaaaaataaataaagagaaaaatgactaaaataaacgtttagtttgataaaaataatttacgaatagtacaaaattattttgctCAAAAATTAGtatgaaattttgttattttactatatgtttctttttgcaaaaaacaattaaataaaacaatacatgAAAAGGATAGCttatatgaattataaaaacattaaaataaaatttgaaacatatCAAAATGGATTAAACCATTTAGAAATCATCATAAGTTAATGATAATGGGTTAGATAAtctcaaatgattatatttattttaaatttaaatagaagataaaatataaatattttgttttaattaatctGGAGATATGACTATATGTGAAAAGACTCTGACTAATCTTTAAATGGAATTAAAATTCATGGATAGACTCTATACCATGGCTTGTGTTCTTGTAAACATTGGATTCATGGGCTGTTTGGTACTTAATTTAgactgaaaaaagaaaaatcaattttgtCGTCCCTGCATTTGTAATAAAACCGATATCCAAACTAAATCTGAATCGAAAAATTGCGAATTTGATCTGAAATATTTTGAGAAGAAAAATACCTAAATAGAAGGAAAAATTGTCAGAAAATAACTTCTAAAGagaaaaatgactaaaatatatgtttagtttgataaaaacaaattacaaaaagtacaaaattatattattatgttgcATGGTTGTTAGTTTACTATTAATGGTCTTATGTTTGTAatttaaatacaagaaaagaTCATCTTATctgaattataaaattaataaaataaaaatttaaaatataaaatatggatTAAACCATTTagaaatcataaaaaattaagGGAAAATGGATTTATAGATAAATTATGCTATTTTAGTTGCAGttggttatattttattttagatttttgatttagattttaaatttaaatagaaattttttttttgattaacgtGATATATTCTAGACCTATAAAAGAATCTAAATTAAGTTTCAGTTGGAGGTGTAATCCATGGATAAAATTTTTGAGTATTTAAATAGGACAAAACAAAGATCCACATCCATGAGTTATAtcatagaaaaatataaaataattaggtTAAGAATGGAACATtttgtatacaaattattttttatgcactattatttatttatggttttatgatcatttgtatatttttaaatctattgataacaaaaaaagtttaatgtataacttttcaaatttttaggaacttataattattttacaaaattctatgaaaattttttgaaatgaaaatattaagttcTCACTACTTGTTCagtgaaaattttgaaattgaatattATGTAGTTATATAGttcaattcaaaatatattgaaattatattttaaatctgaaaatctattaaatgagattttttattcatataattttatgatcgtttgtatattattataacaattaaatttaaaccagtgataaaaaaatttgaatgtcaaaattttaattgttttagtaatttatagtcgttttaaaaaaataaaaaatataatatatacaaatattttttttattatatgattaatgttatttttattttataataatagtataaaaatttaacataaatggtatatgatacaaaaattgttatcaggTCTTGATTACTCAAATCATCAATcttcacaatatatatatatatatatatatatatatatatatatatatatatatctagatCATATTAGATAAATctgtagtttttatttaagaaagaaagaagaatatTTGGtacattaataataaattttatggtTTATTTAATGAgaactataatatatgtttagatgtaacaatttatttttcttaagaaTTTAAGAGTTATTCTGGTTGACACATTTCATAACTCATGTTACAATATTTCcgaaataatatataaggaatTTAAATCAGTGTAGTACAAATTAAACTTATATCACataacatttaaaactttattttcttaaaacaaattGATTAATTACCAAcgaaaaacaaattaatataaattattttacattagTTATGCCAAACAAGTCACAAAAACAAAAGCATTTAATGTTTCATGATACagtataaaatatcaaattataaacAATACGTTTATTAATTTGCATATTAATTAGTTATacataattataaaaagtaCAAGCATGAATGTGcgcataaaaatattatatatttaaaaatgtaattacACAATAGTATATTGGACACTGATACTCTTTCCTAAGTACATGatttaacattaaaaatttcaGATACAGTTGATGTATTAGTTAAGGTATTAGCTTATAATAAATGAGAATATTGACctttcacaaaagaaaaaaaagaaattattaagCAATGAAACATAGTTATAAAACATACTAGATCCTGATCCGTGCGACCgtacgggtattaattttcagttttagtttttatttatttatactaaatagtatatatttataatatttgatcatatttgaccaaaaatactttatatatatatatatatatatatatatatttttttttcttcatccaaatattcaagttaaatttattttagtttttaatttaggtactttagcttacattactcaaatttacatgttatatttttttttagattgaaggatatttaaagatatataaattttgaaaatttaaaaataatttaaacgggttatcaaacccgcaaagatctaaatcaaaccggaaccaaagtttataaatacctgaatagagctagaatctttaaactcgaaaatctcaaatccgaataaattttaactgaATTCGAGAAtctttgattattgtttatctactttagatgtttacttttgactattttttatatttcaaatcaacttaaaatagcttatatcttggatattaactcgaaaaatagctaacatactgaagtatataaatatgatttaaatacattcgaatatccgaaatatttcgttcatataaggtttagttatggttctctagataccaaaatggtaaatccgtttggatattatctagtttcagTTTAAATTTAGTAATacttttttcgttcagatttgttcaatgaatagttgatattg
It encodes:
- the LOC108848445 gene encoding binding partner of ACD11 1, whose product is MSMMTTVKVSNVSLGATDRDLKEFFSFSGDILYLETLSETERSKLAYVTFKDLQGAETAVLLSGATIVDSSVIVTMAPDYQLSPEALASLEPKESSKSPRAGDSVLRKAEDVVSSMLAKGFILGKDAIAKAKSVDEKHQLTSTASAKVASLDKKLGFTDKINTGTVVVGDKVREVDHKYQVSEKTKSAIAAAEQTVSNAGSAIMKNRYVLTGATWVTGAFNKVAKAAEEVGQKAKEKVGMAEEEDKRKVVDEFARVHLSESPKAPSSKDEDVHEPKRSESPEPKESEHHEPQQPQPQQQQQSPPPVAPAQP
- the LOC108855861 gene encoding syntaxin-23: MSFQDLEAGRGGRPLASSSSNINGGGRQDTTQAVASGVFQINTAVSSFHRLVNTLGTPKDTPELRDKLHKTRLHIGELVKDTSVKLREASETDHQRGVDQRKKIVDAKLAKDFQSVLKEFQKAQRLAAERETVYAPLFTSPSPPSSYTSSEIDVSGDKHSEQRALLVESKRQELVLLDNEIVFNEAIIEEREQGIQEIQQQIGEVHEIFKDLAVLVHDQGTMIDDISTHIDNSHAATAQGRSHLAKASKTQRSSSTLMCLLMVIFGIVLLIVIIVLAI